Part of the Streptomyces sp. NBC_01353 genome, GGTGGAAGACGGCCGGGCCGGAGGGGGTGTCCACGTGTCCTGCGACGACGGCCGTCCCCGGCGAGCCGGGGGTGGTTCCGTCGGCGTACCAGCCCGCCAGGGCGGCGGCCGTCAGGGGTGGCGGTTGCAGGGTTCCCTCGGAGTCCAGCTCCAGGCGTGTCAGGAAGGCATCGACCTTGATGGCCGGAATCCGGATCCTTACCGGGGGCGACGCCGGCAGCGGCTGAGCGCCGGGGCCGTTCGGGGTGGCTCGGGGAGCGGACTGTGCGCCGGGCGAGGAGCCTGCCTGCGTCGCCGTGGGCTGCGGAGGGTCGTTGTCACGCAGCGCGTCGGCCAGCAGCAGGGATCCGACGAGCGCGATCCAGGCGAGCGTATTGAACGAAGGAGGGCGCCGCGGCGGCGTGCCGGTGGTCTCCGGCCTGGAGCCTTTCCTCATGGTCGTGATGCCTTTGCTCGGTGCCGGGAGCCCAGCGGCCCCCGGCCTCCTCACAGGGGCCGGGGGCCGGGGCTACGGGCCGGG contains:
- a CDS encoding class F sortase encodes the protein MRKGSRPETTGTPPRRPPSFNTLAWIALVGSLLLADALRDNDPPQPTATQAGSSPGAQSAPRATPNGPGAQPLPASPPVRIRIPAIKVDAFLTRLELDSEGTLQPPPLTAAALAGWYADGTTPGSPGTAVVAGHVDTPSGPAVFHRLGALKKGAEITVDRQDGRTALFKVDAVEVHAKDDFPDDRVYRGSARPELRLITCGGSWSSSTGYQANTVVYATMNAVK